In Rhodopirellula sp. P2, the DNA window AAGGTGATCCACCAACCAACAGGATCCTGCCGGAACAGCGCTGCGTTCTATCGCCCGCTGGTGGTGCTGCGCCTGCCTGTTGCCGGAACATCGCTCCGCTTGGTCCGGCCTACGTTGATCCGCCGATTTCGCAAGCCACGTAGGCCGTATCAAGGACCGAAGGGACGCAGCTACGGCAACCATTCACCTTCACCCTCCTGGCAGGAGGGTCGAGCGAAGCGAGGGGAGGTCGAAAGGTGATCCACCAACCAACAGGATCCTGCCGGAACAGCGCTGCGTTCTATCGCCCGCTGGTGGTGCTGCGCCTGCCTGTTGCCGGAACATCGCTCCGCTTGGTCCGGCCTACGTTGATCCGCCGATTTCGCAAGCCACGTAGGCCGTATCAAGGACCAAAGGGACGCAGCTAAGCGTTGTGTCCTGGAAGTGGAAGAAGCAATGAAGGCAAATGACATTCAGGGAGTCGGATGACCGCTCAAGATCTTTTTCTGGATGGCCATGTGGAGACACTCGATGCCGTCGTGATCGACCACTGGATTGCGAATGGCTACAATTCTGCGGGCATTGGCAACGCCGTCGCTCCTCGGTAACCCAGTGCGTGTGAATTCACAATCCGACAGAACAACTCAAGTGACACAAACCTTCATGAATCGACTTGCAGCCTTGTCCGTCGTTTGGGGTGTTTTTCTAGCGTCAGGTGCAGTTGCGCAGTCGCCCGTTGATGCGCCCCGAATGATGTTCGCAGATGACGTCAGTGGCAAGCCGATGTCAAAGGACCCGGCTGTCGTCAAATTCAAGGGAAAGTATTGGCTCTACTACTCGATACCGCCTTTCGATCGCAAGTCGACGACAGGCTGGACAATCGGTGTTGCGACGAGCGGCAACCTCGTGGATTGGGAAAAGGCGGCGGAACTGCAGAATACAGGGGCAGCAGGGCCGACGCATACGAACGGATTGGTATTCTGAGGACTTGCGCGAGGAAGTTGGGTTTCCAGCCGGTCATTCGACGACGCATCGCGATCCTTATTCTTGTCGTTCACTCTTCCTTCACTCATTGGTGCCACTATGTCCGACCGTCGATCGTTTCTGAAAACCGGTGTCGTTGCGTCGGCGGGGGCCGCTGCGTTGGCTCAGTCCGCGACACTTGTGAGCGCAGCCGAAAAAGACGTTGCCGCCGAGTCAAACTTGATCGGGCATGGTGACTTTCGCTATCGCGTTCAGAAGGACTGGGCACAGGTCAATCCGGTTCAGACTCCGATCGACAACTGTCACGAGATGGTGCAGGACTCTCAGGGACGGTTGGTGATGATTGGCGATGATCCACGCAACAACATCATCATCTTCGACAAGTCCGGCAAAGTCCTCGACAGCTGGGGGACTTACTGGCCCGGAGGTCATGGTTTGACTCTGGTCAACGAAGGCGGCGAAGACATGCTATACGTCAGCGAAAGTGGTTGGGCTCGGAGTCTGCAAGACGGCGTGACGATGGTCCGCCAAAACGGATACATCGCCAAGATGACAATCGATGGAAAGATGCTATTCACCATCAGTCACCCGATGACCGTCGGCGCCTACTCGCCTGAGATGGGGTTTCAGCCCACTGAAACGGCGGTGGCGCCCAACGGTGACATTTATGTTGCCGACGGATATGGATCGGATTACATCCTGCGGTACGACCAACATGGGCAATTCATTCAGAAGTTCGGCGGTCACGAGAACGAAGACAAAAACTACAACTTGGCCAACGCGCACGGTATTGCCTTGGACAACCGTGATCCAGCGAATCCGAAGCTGATCGTGACCAGTCGTGCTCAGCGAGCGTTCAAATACTTCACGCTCGATGGCAAGTGGATCAAGACGGTGAAGCTCGCGAATCTGCAGATCTGTCGACCGGTGATCCATGGCGACCATGTCTACGCCGGGGTTTGTTGGAGCCACAACAACGCCGACGTCAATCTTCCGAAGCCGTGGCTGTACCAGTCCGGTTTCACCATGGTGATGGACAAGCATGACCGAGTCGTCTCGTGCCCCGGAGGCGAGCAACCCGTTTACGAGGACGGGGTTTTGCAAACGGTGAAACAGGACCAGGCACGAACCTTCTACCACGGCCACGACGTCTGCATCGACGAGGATGAAAGCGTTTACGTTTGCCAATGGAATGGCGAACGCACGGCTCCGGTGAAGCTTGAGCGGGTTAGCTCTTGATCAGTTCTGGGATCACGTGTCCGTGCACATCGGTCAACCCCGCCGCGACCAGTTCGGTGGAGCTGATCTGCGTTTGTTCAAAGGCTGGGATAAAGACGCCGTCGATCATTGCCGCATCACATGTCGCGAATCGTCCCGGTTTTCGATCGTCCAGTGCGTTCAGAGACCGTTCTTCCGACTTGCCAGTACGGGGGTCGATCCCTTGCCCTTTTTTTCCTGATCCAAAACCGTTGCCACCACCAACGACATCGGCCAGATCAATGCCGCGTCCTGTCAAATGCTGAAGCTTCGACTCGATCTCGGCCAGTTCCGATTCAAGTTGCGTCTTGCTTGCATTGTAGGTCTCTTGGGCAGTTTGACTGACAACCCGGATTCGGATCCGCGACAAACGCCGTGACGGATTCAGGAGTCGGTGGCAGACCGATCAAATCCATCGACAACCGACGAATCAGTGTGCGACGGCCGGCCGGTGGCGAAGGAGCAATCTTTGCTTGGGCCAATCGGTGTTGAATGAACCGATCGATCGGGTGCGACGACTGTCCTGCGGAAGGTTCCGGCGGTGAGACGTCTGCAAGTTCCTGGAGCGACCACCACGAAGCATCCGCCTTGGCCTTGTGCTGAATTTCAAACCCGTTTGGCCAATGGGCGCCCTCGGCGATCCATCGCCTGACCCGATCAACCTGAGTGTCATTCAGGGGAGTGCCTTCCTCTGGCATCGAAGGCGTCTCACCGTCAGTTGCGTGGATCGTCTCCACCAGATAGCTGCTTTGAGGGTCGCCGGGGACCACATGTCCCAACTCCATCAGTCCCTCGGCGAACGACAACGAGAGTTCACCACCCTTCTGCGTTTCGTTATGACAATGCAGGCAGTGCTGTTGAAAGATCGGCGCGATCTCGGTCTCGAAATCAATGGGAGCCGCGATGGACCAGCCACCTGTTGTCGATCCCCAAGCCGTCAAGCAAAAAATGCAAAGTTGCGTGAAACGCTGAACGCGAGATAGTGACGGATTCTGTCGACCAAGGCTGGGGCAAGCGTTGACGGGTCGAAGATGGCGGAATGAGTCCTTTCCTACGCGAGGGTAAGGTTGGATGTCGACGACGAAGTCTTTCAGCCAAGCCTCACCATCGACTTGGTTGTGCAGCCCCGCGGAGCGAAGTTCTTCCGTGTGTTCTTGCGGCCCGGGGAAGCGTGGCACAAAAACACACGGTCGGGTTTCTGCAGTTCCTTGCCTCGAGAAATCCGAGTGGATGCGAGTGCCAGGCTGCATTTTGCGTGTTGCGCTGATGGCTGAAACGAGGGATGCCCCCGCGTGAAGCGGTCCCTCCAAGTTGCGCCGCGTTCCCAAGAGGTGCGTTTTTACCTAGGATCCTGGCTGCTTTGACGATTTCTGTTCGGCAAAAGATGGCCAGGACATGGATTTTTTTCCGAACCTTCACTTCGACGACCCGCTTTTCAACATGGCGGTGGTGCTCACTGCCGGTGTGCTGGGGGGCGAGTTATTTGCCCTGATCCGGCTGCCCAAGGTGACCGGATGGATCGCCACTGGCATTTTGCTACGTCAGCTGCGTTTCCCTGGGTTGGACACCGTTTTGGATCCCCAGGCGCTGGACCGGTTTGGTCCCTACATGAATTTTGTGTTGGGCTTCATTGCGTTCACGGTCGGTGCCTCGTTGTACTTTGGAAGTCTGCGAAACACGGGCAAACGGATCGGGTTGTTGCTGCTGGGCGAAGCCTTGATCACGCCAACGTTGGTTGGCTCGGTGATGTACTTTGGCGGGAGGTGGATGGATCCTTCGATGTCGCTGCCACCGGCGGCTTTGTTCGCGGCCATTGCCATCGCAGGGGCACCTGGAACAACGGTGTTGGTGATTCAAGAGGCCCGTGCTCGGGGCATCTTGACTCGCACGTTGCTGGCGGCGATTGGTCTCATCGACATGGTCGCGGTCGCCGCCTTTGTGTTCATCTCCACGTTTCTGGCGGATCAATCGGGGTGGGTTCACGCGTTGGAAAGCGTCGGCGTGCAGTTCGCCGTGACGATGGTGATTGGCGCTGCTTGCGCGTTGCTGGCAATTGTTTTGGTTCAGACGGTGGTCAGCGCTGCGTTCTTGGGGCCGTTGATGGTCGCGGTTGTGCTGGGAGCCTGGGGAGCGGCAGCGAGTTTTGGCACTTCGGGCGGAATCTTGGCGTGCACGTTCGCCGGAATCACGCTGACCAATCTTCGGCATGATTTGGTGCGGTCGGGGGAAGCCTATTTGAGTGGGATAGGAGGAGCCTTGTTTGCGCTCTTCTACACCTTCGCGGGGATGAAGTTGGACTTCACTCAAATCCCGCCGGTCATTGGTTTGGTTGCCCTTTATTTCCTGTCGCGGTTGTTGGCCAAAACCATCAGCGCCTACACGGCGATGAGTTTGTCCGGAGCGACCGACAACGTCCGCAGGTACCTTGGAATGTCGCTGTTGCCACACGGAGGCGTGGCGGTTGGTTTGATCATCTTGGTCGGCAGCGAGCAGTCAGGTTTCTCCGACGAGATCAAATCGATGGTGACCACGGTCGGCCTGTCGGCTCTGGCGATCAACCAGTTGCTGGGGCCAAGTGCAACGCGGTTTGCCCTGACCCAAACCGGCGAAGCTCGCAAAGATCGTCCTCGGTTGTTGGACTTCCTGCAGGAGAATCGGATCATGGTGGATCTGGACGGCAACAAGGAAGAGATCTTTCAGAAACTCACCAACCTGCTGTATGCCACCACGCCAATGAGCACGCCGCAGGATAAGTTTCTGGAAACGGTTCGTACTCGGGAAGCGTCTCAGACGACGTGTTTGGGGATCGGTTTGATGATCCCTCACGCGATCATCGATGAACCCGGGGCCAATGATGTCAAAGGTGTTCTGGGAATCAGCAAGAAGGGCATCAAGCTCAATACGCCGGATGGACGGTTGGTGCATGCGGTTTTGTTGTTGGCCACACCTGAGTCGAGCCGCAAGCGTCACTTGGAAATTCTTTCTGCCTTTGCGACCGCGATCACTCGTGACATCAACATTCGCGAGCAGTTGTACCGGTCTCGCAGCGCCGCTCACGCCTACGAAGTGCTTCACGCCGATGATCTGAATGATGTGAATTACTTTCTCGAGGACGCTCAGCAACGAGCAGGTTTATTGGAACAAAGTGAGGAACCGACGTCGTGAATCAACCCCAGCCAGAATCCCAGTGTGGTTGTCCCGACGTCGATCCCGCTCAAGCGGTTCGCGTCGCCGTGATCACGCTCAGCGACACCCGTGGTAAAGCAGAAGACCGCAGCGGTGACCGGATTGTCAGTTTGCTTGAGGAGGCCGGCCACTCCGTTGCAAAACGGTTGATTTTGAAAGACGATTCGGAACCGCTCGCGAAGTTGTTGGGGGAACTTGCCGGAGACGAGTTGCTCGACGCGGTCATCACGACGGGAGGGACCGGCATCGCGCCGCGAGACATGGCGGTCGACGTGATCGAATCCCTGTTGGATGTGACGTTGCCCGGTTTTGGAGAACACTTTCGAGCCATTTCAATCGCCGAAATCGGTCCCAAGGCGATGCTCAGCCGAGCCACCGCGGGACGGATGAAGTCCAAGGTCGTGTTCGCGTTGCCGGGGTCAACGGGGGCCGTCACCACCGGGATGAACCAGTGCGTGCTGCCGATTCTCAGGCATGCGGTGTCACTGGCCTCACGCTGAACACTGGGACCGCTTTGGTAGACACCAATGCCGCTTGGGGAGGGGCTTCGCCAGGATTGGCAGCATCCCGGCCCAACACCTGCCATCGCTTCGCGACTTCCGAGCGGCGGAGGCATCGATTCCTGGGACTTGTGTCCCAGGCTGGTGCCTGCCGTCGCTTTGCGACGTTCGACAAATAAGTGGCATAGGCTTCCAGCCTGTGAAGGATAAACACAGGCTGGAAGCCTATGCCACAGTGAAGTTCCGCAAGCAGTAAATCGAACGTCCCTTGCGACTTTGAAACCCCAGCCCTGTCGTTGGCATTCTCGCGATGATCCGCCTGACGATCCCAATGGCGACAAGCTCGAATCGCCCCCTTTCGCCCCTCCTTAATTGCGGATGCCGTGCCGCGCTAAAAAAGAGGTTTGGTGGGTGACACCAAACGGACGTCCCGAGCAATCGCCCGAACTGAAAACAGAGTCATGAACTCGTCAGCAGAAGAAGGTCCGTCTCCGACAGGTGCTCCCGGGACAGCACGAATGCCCTCCCAGACAGAACATTCAGTTCGAACCAGACAGCCGACGCCTCTTCTGCCCGCTCCCTGTGTTTGGGCTTCAGTTGCGAGCGTCGCGGTGCCGACTTTTTTGAAAAGACACGTGAGCATCTTTCCCAATCGGCAAAGTCGTGGCCTCAAAACCTGCACCCAACTTCAATCGACGCTCACTTTGCATTCTGCAGGTGTCGCTGATTGCATTGGCATTCCTTGGGTGCTCGACCTTTTCGCCGTACGCGGCATCCTTCTCTCTTTCTGAATGCGACTCCTGCACAGCAGGCGATGTTCGCCGTCTTGCACAACGGCACCTTCAAACAGCTGACCGCCACGCCAGCCGAGAGGATCCGCAATGCCTCGAAGAATATTCGCATGCGATTGCGTTGCTGTGGCCACTGATTCGCGCTGACGACTGTGCCAGCGAATCGGGCGCCGTTGCTGATTACAATCACGCCGTCGATGGATTGCTTGTATCCTCACAAGCACTTGACTGCTTTTCGCCGCACATCGGTGTGGTATCGAAACGTGGGGATGAAACGCACGCTATCGCGACCGTGCAGTATGAGGGTTTTGCATGGGCACCCGAAGAATACCGTTGTTTCCAGCCTGTGAGAGAATACCGGACTTCGGTCGAACGCAAGTGTTGCGGTGGAGTTGGCGTGCCGCTGCTGGGATTCCACCGTGGTTGCCGAAAGTTCCTTGACCCAAAAGTGCCTTTCGCCGCAACGGCAATTGTTGCACCAAGCGACGTCAATGGTGAGTTGCAGCTTCACATCCTCAACCCGCTGAGCCAGAAGACGTTTTTAATTCCGGCAGTCAATCAGGTTGCAACGTGTGAGATTCCGTTGGCGTGGGACACGACGGCGCCCCTCGCGTACCTGAATGGCGAAGATCGGCTTGAGTTTCTCCAAGGCTTTTTGCGGCCTGACCGTTTTCAAAACGACGCCGAGTTGGTGATGATGCATCCTCATCACCCCAGAAAGATTCCTGTTGTTTTTGTGCATGGCCTCGCTTCTGACCCGAAGACTTGGGTCCCCATGGTCAATGAACTGTCGGTTGACTCGGAAATCAAAGACCAATACGAATTCTGGGCGTTTTACTATGCAACGGGGCGTCCATTTCCTGTCGAAGCGGCGGCGATGCGACAACAGCTGCAAGAGGCGCGTGGGTACATTGATCCAACCTACAGCGATCCGTCGCTCGACAAAATGGTCTTGGTGGGTCATAGCATGGGCGGTCTTGTATCCAAATTGCAAGTCAACAGCAGCGGCAACGCCGTTGCCAATTCATTGCAGTTACCGGTGAAAGAGCTGCAATCTTTGACTCAGGAAGAGAAGCACGCGCTCTATTGGCAGCCAGTCTCTAGCGTTCAGCGTGTCATCTTCATGGCAACTCCGCATCATGGTTCTGAATTGGCCAGCCGACCGATCGGACGTTTCGCATCGAGCCTCGTGCGGTTCGACAGTTCGTCATTGGGAAGTTTTGGCAACTTGTATGGGGATAGCCTCAGTCGCTGGACTCAGACTCGCCGCCAGCTGCCAACCGCAATCGACCTCTTGGAACCGAGCAACCCGACACTGAACGCCATTGCCGGCCTGCCAATTTCGCCTGCGGTATCGACTCACTCGATCATCGGCTACGGCCACAACTGCTGCTTCGCACCACCAGGGGACGGAGTGGTGCCGTTGACCAGTTCCAGAATCCCGGGCGTCGAGTCGGAGCTTTTAATCCGGTCCGGCCACGAAGTTCACACAACCCCCCAGGCAATCAACGAAGTCAAACGCATCTTACGAGAACACGCAGCCGTTGCCTGGCAAGTCGAGAACGACCCGCAACGGCACGAAACAGCCGCCGTGGTACTGAAAGCCGTCCAGCGTCCAGAGTAACTTCGAATCATTGACCATGGCATCGCCACACCAGCGGCAGGCCAACCGAGCGAACGGGACGGCTGCGTCGCGGTGGCGATCACTCCTGATCCCCGGAAGAAGCGGTTGCACCGGGCCCCACGGATCCCGCTCATTCCCTTTGCACCTTCCATCTGCGTTTCCCTTTACCAATCGAAGAATTCTGGTCCAGGAGAACGATGCGGGCAGCTCTCTTCGCCAGCCACTCACTCAACAAAGACTTGGGTGAAAGAAGAGTGGCCCACGAATCGTTTAGCCGGTAGCCAAAGGCGTCGCACGCGCCGGGCGTGTCCTCCCGTGACGCTTGCGGTTTCGCGATGAGCGGCAAGGGCCCGAGTTCGCCTGGCAGAAGGGGGCGTCTTTCCATTACGTCGGGTGTCCAGCTGGCTTGATCGATCGAGTACCTGGCCGCCGAGGGTTTGTTGAACCTGGAAGAGCGTTGGCACTCGTTTGCATCCTTGCGACGAACCGCCTCGTGCGGTCCCGCATGCGAGGTGGTGTGGGAGGGGGCCCGGGCAACCGGGGCCCTATCCCGATACCGATGGTTCTGCTGCTTCTATTCCAGACGTTCGCCATCGAATTGCTCAGCATGCATCCACATGAAACCTGGCAGCTGAGCATCAGCAATCCGAAATTCTTCGTCGGTCGTGATCTTACCACAGTCTACACACCCAAGAATGTAGCCTATGGCCAGGCACGCGAAGTCAATCCAGTCAGGAGAGAACCCCTCGCTGTGCAAGTCGGTCTCCAAGCGACCTTCGATAAAGTCAAGATGTTCGCGGGACCAATGATTCCAGTCCGACGACTGCGAGAAGCCGACTATCGCCAGTTTAATCCTTCGGTGGTCGTCTGGGTTTGGCGACTCCAACGCAGCGGCTTGTGCCCGTAGCTCCTTGAACTGGCCAAGCAATCGGGAGTCATCAAGCAAGTTGTCGTACCTGTGAGCAGAACGCCAAGGTCACCGGGAATGCGGACCAGATCGACGACGCTCAAATTGTCAGTGAAGTTTCGGGACCGAAGACGGCTGAACAGCCGCAAGAGCAGCATTCTCCGGTGCACAGCTTTGTTCGTAGCGTAGCCTGGTTCACGCGCGTAGCGACACCCTACATGCAGTCGACGATACCGCAATCGTACGGAGTCGCCAATTCACACGCAAGCATTTTCGGACGTCGAACGGCGCCAATTTGTCGCAACGGATTGAAAGGCCGGAGGCCGACAGATCCCCTGCCGGTGGCGTCAGCCCAATGCCATCTACTTTGTAGCGGAACGGCGCGAGCCGTCCGGTGATGCGTCGGAAAACACCCGCGATTTACCGGACGGCTTGCGCCGTTCCGCTAACAAAATCCCCTCGGTTGGTTCTAAAGTAGATGGCATTGGGCGTCAGCCACCGGAATGAATCCTCAAGTAGCCTCCCAAGCCCAGCGGACGACACATGCCGCGCTGCTGTCCGGCCGGTAAGGATGTGTCGACCTCCGGTCTTGCAGCCATCCGTTGAACCGACCACCGGTGGCTGACGCCACCGGCAGTTCATGTGCTGCCCGCTGGGCTAGAGGCGTCGGGTGTTGGCCGAATTGAATCCGTCTACGAATAGCCGCGATAACCGAGTCGCGACGATTGATTTTCCATTGTCAAAAACGACGACTCCGCGACTTCGGTTCATCGCATGGTTCGCCCTTTTTTCCGGTAATCGCTCACAGTTGAACAATGCAGCCTTGAGCTCATCGTACAGCATCGCAACGTCATCATCCGATTTCGCGGTCACCTCGATCGTGGCATCGTCCATACAGCAATCCACTATGCGTTTCGCATCAGCAAGCCCTATTCCGACGTGCTTACGGAGCGATTTCGTTGCCTCGATTTTTCTAGCGCCGTCCTGGTATCCAGTGATGAGGATCGCGAGTCCCAAGCGACCGTGGGGGTCACCCGTCGTGCGATAGTTGTGAATGTAGTGTTCGATGGAATCGGCAGTACCGGTCGTAAGCAAATCGCCAGATTCCCGCTCTACGATAAACGGAGCGTTGCCGGCGATTGGCGTTTGATCAGGATCAGTCGAATTGTAGAAAAACACCCATCCGAAGTCATATTCAAGTGTGGCCTCGGACGTCAGTGCCAAGGAGAAGCCATCTTTCACGCAGAGGTCCGACATAGAAGCGACATGCTCCGTGGCAATCGATTCAGCTTCGTTGCGTGTGATCATGTGCCTGAATGGGCGAACGATTATTTATCCCGGTTAACTAACGGGCATAAGCCGGGTAAATATCCCCGGTAAAAGTGCGTTTTATCCAGGCCAGCTAATTGGCGGGTGCCGCGCAATCCCCCCGGTGGGCGAAGGCAGTGGTAAAGGGCTGGACTTTGCCTGGCTCCCCGAAACACTCGATTTCGGACGGGAGTGCAAACTTGGGCAGCGCGTGTTTGCTGCAACGCACCCA includes these proteins:
- a CDS encoding peptidylglycine monooxygenase, producing the protein MSDRRSFLKTGVVASAGAAALAQSATLVSAAEKDVAAESNLIGHGDFRYRVQKDWAQVNPVQTPIDNCHEMVQDSQGRLVMIGDDPRNNIIIFDKSGKVLDSWGTYWPGGHGLTLVNEGGEDMLYVSESGWARSLQDGVTMVRQNGYIAKMTIDGKMLFTISHPMTVGAYSPEMGFQPTETAVAPNGDIYVADGYGSDYILRYDQHGQFIQKFGGHENEDKNYNLANAHGIALDNRDPANPKLIVTSRAQRAFKYFTLDGKWIKTVKLANLQICRPVIHGDHVYAGVCWSHNNADVNLPKPWLYQSGFTMVMDKHDRVVSCPGGEQPVYEDGVLQTVKQDQARTFYHGHDVCIDEDESVYVCQWNGERTAPVKLERVSS
- a CDS encoding DUF1549 domain-containing protein, with protein sequence MPRFPGPQEHTEELRSAGLHNQVDGEAWLKDFVVDIQPYPRVGKDSFRHLRPVNACPSLGRQNPSLSRVQRFTQLCIFCLTAWGSTTGGWSIAAPIDFETEIAPIFQQHCLHCHNETQKGGELSLSFAEGLMELGHVVPGDPQSSYLVETIHATDGETPSMPEEGTPLNDTQVDRVRRWIAEGAHWPNGFEIQHKAKADASWWSLQELADVSPPEPSAGQSSHPIDRFIQHRLAQAKIAPSPPAGRRTLIRRLSMDLIGLPPTPESVTAFVADPNPGCQSNCPRDLQCKQDAT
- a CDS encoding cation:proton antiporter domain-containing protein; translation: MDFFPNLHFDDPLFNMAVVLTAGVLGGELFALIRLPKVTGWIATGILLRQLRFPGLDTVLDPQALDRFGPYMNFVLGFIAFTVGASLYFGSLRNTGKRIGLLLLGEALITPTLVGSVMYFGGRWMDPSMSLPPAALFAAIAIAGAPGTTVLVIQEARARGILTRTLLAAIGLIDMVAVAAFVFISTFLADQSGWVHALESVGVQFAVTMVIGAACALLAIVLVQTVVSAAFLGPLMVAVVLGAWGAAASFGTSGGILACTFAGITLTNLRHDLVRSGEAYLSGIGGALFALFYTFAGMKLDFTQIPPVIGLVALYFLSRLLAKTISAYTAMSLSGATDNVRRYLGMSLLPHGGVAVGLIILVGSEQSGFSDEIKSMVTTVGLSALAINQLLGPSATRFALTQTGEARKDRPRLLDFLQENRIMVDLDGNKEEIFQKLTNLLYATTPMSTPQDKFLETVRTREASQTTCLGIGLMIPHAIIDEPGANDVKGVLGISKKGIKLNTPDGRLVHAVLLLATPESSRKRHLEILSAFATAITRDINIREQLYRSRSAAHAYEVLHADDLNDVNYFLEDAQQRAGLLEQSEEPTS
- a CDS encoding MogA/MoaB family molybdenum cofactor biosynthesis protein: MNQPQPESQCGCPDVDPAQAVRVAVITLSDTRGKAEDRSGDRIVSLLEEAGHSVAKRLILKDDSEPLAKLLGELAGDELLDAVITTGGTGIAPRDMAVDVIESLLDVTLPGFGEHFRAISIAEIGPKAMLSRATAGRMKSKVVFALPGSTGAVTTGMNQCVLPILRHAVSLASR
- a CDS encoding esterase/lipase family protein; its protein translation is MPFAATAIVAPSDVNGELQLHILNPLSQKTFLIPAVNQVATCEIPLAWDTTAPLAYLNGEDRLEFLQGFLRPDRFQNDAELVMMHPHHPRKIPVVFVHGLASDPKTWVPMVNELSVDSEIKDQYEFWAFYYATGRPFPVEAAAMRQQLQEARGYIDPTYSDPSLDKMVLVGHSMGGLVSKLQVNSSGNAVANSLQLPVKELQSLTQEEKHALYWQPVSSVQRVIFMATPHHGSELASRPIGRFASSLVRFDSSSLGSFGNLYGDSLSRWTQTRRQLPTAIDLLEPSNPTLNAIAGLPISPAVSTHSIIGYGHNCCFAPPGDGVVPLTSSRIPGVESELLIRSGHEVHTTPQAINEVKRILREHAAVAWQVENDPQRHETAAVVLKAVQRPE